From Clostridia bacterium, one genomic window encodes:
- the rpiB gene encoding ribose 5-phosphate isomerase B, whose product MRIAVGSDHAGYEVKCEVVKRLTEAGHEVRDFGAYSTESVDYPDIAVAAARVVASGEADRGILVCGTGIGMSIAANKVRGVRAALCHDDFTARMAREHNDANILAVGSRTTASYAILRMVDAFLETEFAGGRHADRVRKITEAEQGHWGC is encoded by the coding sequence GAAGTCAAGTGTGAGGTTGTGAAGAGGCTAACCGAGGCTGGCCACGAGGTACGTGATTTCGGCGCGTACTCCACTGAGAGTGTGGATTACCCGGATATTGCAGTTGCGGCGGCTAGGGTGGTCGCCAGTGGCGAGGCAGACCGCGGAATCCTCGTGTGTGGGACGGGCATCGGGATGTCGATCGCGGCGAACAAGGTGCGAGGCGTGAGGGCGGCCCTGTGTCATGATGACTTCACTGCCAGGATGGCGCGTGAGCACAATGACGCAAACATACTTGCAGTGGGTTCCCGCACTACGGCGTCGTATGCTATACTTCGCATGGTCGACGCGTTCCTCGAGACCGAGTTCGCGGGGGGGCGGCACGCCGATAGGGTGAGGAAGATCACAGAGGCGGAACAAGGCCATTGGGGGTGCTAA